A region from the Dehalococcoides mccartyi CG5 genome encodes:
- a CDS encoding type Z 30S ribosomal protein S14 yields MAKTSKIVQSQRASKFKVQHHNRCSRCGRPRGYINRFGLCRICFRELALQGQIPGVRKSSW; encoded by the coding sequence ATGGCTAAAACATCTAAAATTGTTCAATCCCAGCGCGCATCCAAGTTCAAGGTGCAGCACCATAACCGTTGTAGCCGGTGTGGTCGTCCCAGGGGCTATATTAACAGGTTTGGTTTATGCCGCATCTGTTTCCGCGAGCTGGCGTTACAGGGACAGATACCTGGTGTCCGAAAGTCCAGTTGGTAG
- the rpsH gene encoding 30S ribosomal protein S8 — MISDPIADMLTRIRNGVMARHEVVIMPASRMKQYLAKVMKQEGFIAGYEVIGAKPKRQLKIVLRYDEGGASFVSGLERISKPGLRVYVQRGEIPRVYGGLGVAIVSTSKGVMTGSQAWRQGLGGELLCKVW; from the coding sequence ATGATCTCTGATCCGATTGCAGATATGTTAACAAGAATACGAAATGGCGTAATGGCCAGACACGAGGTAGTAATCATGCCGGCTTCCCGGATGAAACAGTACCTTGCCAAGGTCATGAAACAAGAAGGCTTTATTGCCGGTTATGAAGTGATTGGCGCCAAGCCCAAACGTCAGCTGAAAATAGTTCTTCGCTATGACGAAGGTGGTGCTTCCTTCGTCAGCGGGCTGGAAAGAATCAGCAAGCCCGGTCTTCGGGTTTACGTACAGCGGGGCGAAATCCCCCGTGTTTACGGCGGTTTGGGTGTTGCCATTGTCTCCACCTCAAAGGGTGTTATGACTGGTTCACAGGCCTGGCGCCAGGGGCTCGGTGGCGAGCTGCTTTGCAAAGTCTGGTAA
- the rplF gene encoding 50S ribosomal protein L6 gives MSRIGKMPIKVPPGIKVDINGNDVTVKGPKGTLSRSFRPEVTINREGDYLVVAPVGTDKATRSFFGLSRTLLDNMIVGVKDGFDKNLEIVGVGMRADKDGDKVVFKVGFSHSVTVAPPAGITLSVDGTTKVKVSGINKEDVGQMAAEIRSIRKPDHYMGKGIRYAGEYVRIKPGKAIGKGAK, from the coding sequence ATGTCTAGAATAGGTAAAATGCCGATAAAAGTTCCACCTGGCATAAAGGTGGATATAAACGGGAATGATGTAACTGTTAAAGGCCCCAAGGGGACACTTAGCAGAAGCTTCAGGCCTGAAGTAACCATTAACCGGGAGGGTGATTATTTGGTAGTAGCCCCGGTGGGTACAGACAAGGCCACCAGGTCTTTCTTTGGCCTTAGCCGGACCCTTTTGGATAATATGATTGTGGGTGTCAAAGACGGTTTTGACAAGAACCTGGAAATCGTGGGCGTGGGTATGCGTGCTGATAAAGACGGCGACAAGGTTGTCTTTAAGGTAGGCTTTTCACACTCTGTTACAGTAGCTCCTCCGGCGGGCATCACTTTGAGTGTAGACGGTACCACCAAGGTCAAGGTATCCGGTATAAATAAAGAAGATGTAGGCCAGATGGCTGCTGAAATCAGGTCTATCAGAAAACCCGATCATTATATGGGCAAGGGTATCAGATATGCCGGCGAATATGTACGCATCAAACCCGGCAAGGCTATAGGAAAGGGTGCTAAGTAA
- the rplR gene encoding 50S ribosomal protein L18, whose translation MAKVNAREARIVRHERLRKKVSGTEARPRLCVFRSIENIYTQVINDNCGSTLVQASTKDAELKAELDGKTKTEQAVVIGNLIAKRSLEAGISEVVFDRGGYKYHGRVKALAEAARSGGLKF comes from the coding sequence ATGGCTAAAGTAAATGCCAGAGAAGCGCGAATAGTTCGGCACGAACGGTTACGCAAGAAGGTCAGCGGTACAGAAGCCCGCCCCAGATTATGCGTTTTCCGGAGTATCGAAAACATTTATACTCAGGTAATTAATGATAACTGTGGTTCAACCCTTGTTCAGGCCTCCACCAAGGATGCCGAGCTGAAGGCTGAGCTGGACGGTAAGACTAAAACCGAACAGGCAGTTGTTATAGGCAACTTGATTGCGAAACGGTCTCTTGAAGCAGGCATCTCGGAAGTAGTTTTTGACCGCGGCGGTTACAAATATCATGGCCGGGTCAAGGCTTTGGCTGAGGCTGCCCGCTCTGGTGGCCTGAAATTCTAA
- the rpsE gene encoding 30S ribosomal protein S5, translating into MLAKVERIDPSELELNDKLIFINRVTKVVKGGKRMGFAALVVTGDGKNHVGIGVGKAKEVPSAISKASANAKRNLSRILLNGTTVPHEIVFKYGAAQVLLKPAAPGTGIIAGGSVRAVLESTGIKDVLTKSMGCSNKANVAKATLGGLTAMRDPKATVTKRRSSLKEEATGG; encoded by the coding sequence GTGTTAGCTAAGGTAGAAAGAATCGATCCTTCTGAGCTTGAATTGAATGACAAGCTTATATTTATTAACCGCGTAACCAAGGTGGTTAAAGGCGGTAAGCGCATGGGTTTTGCAGCTCTGGTAGTAACCGGAGACGGCAAAAATCACGTAGGTATTGGCGTAGGCAAGGCTAAGGAAGTTCCTTCAGCTATTTCCAAAGCCAGTGCCAATGCCAAGCGCAATCTTTCCCGTATACTTTTAAATGGGACTACTGTTCCTCATGAAATCGTTTTCAAGTATGGCGCCGCCCAGGTTTTACTGAAACCGGCTGCTCCCGGTACCGGCATTATAGCCGGCGGCAGTGTGCGGGCAGTATTGGAATCCACTGGTATCAAGGATGTTTTGACCAAGTCTATGGGTTGCAGCAACAAGGCTAACGTTGCCAAGGCTACTTTAGGCGGTTTGACTGCTATGCGGGATCCCAAAGCTACTGTTACCAAGCGGCGCTCTTCGTTGAAAGAGGAGGCTACTGGTGGCTAA
- the rpmD gene encoding 50S ribosomal protein L30 codes for MAKIKITWVKSTIGYKFDQAATIKALGFKKLNQSVIQDDSSAIRGMILKVRHLVVLEEVT; via the coding sequence GTGGCTAAGATTAAGATTACTTGGGTAAAAAGTACTATCGGGTATAAGTTTGACCAAGCGGCCACTATCAAGGCTCTTGGTTTCAAAAAATTAAATCAGAGTGTTATACAGGATGACTCTTCTGCCATACGTGGCATGATACTAAAGGTGAGGCATCTTGTTGTTCTGGAAGAGGTGACCTAG
- the rplO gene encoding 50S ribosomal protein L15: MRLHELSPAPGSRKDRKRVGRGDAGRGNYSGRGMKGQKARSGGATRPGFEGGQLPIYLRLPRKRGFFNPFRIKYAVVNIEQLNMFEAGTEVTPETLLAAGLIRNFVKPVKILSSGHIDRALEVSAHKFSQAAKAQIEAAGGKVQEIDYAAEIE; encoded by the coding sequence GTGAGACTGCATGAACTTTCTCCAGCCCCCGGTTCAAGAAAAGACCGCAAGCGGGTAGGCCGCGGCGATGCTGGACGGGGTAACTATTCGGGACGCGGCATGAAGGGTCAAAAAGCCCGCTCCGGTGGTGCTACCCGGCCCGGTTTTGAAGGTGGCCAGTTACCCATATATTTGCGTCTTCCCCGGAAACGCGGGTTCTTTAATCCCTTTCGGATTAAGTACGCTGTGGTAAATATTGAACAGCTAAATATGTTTGAAGCTGGCACTGAGGTCACTCCTGAGACCCTGCTGGCGGCAGGCTTAATAAGGAACTTTGTAAAACCGGTAAAAATACTTTCCTCCGGACATATTGACCGGGCTCTGGAAGTAAGCGCCCATAAATTTTCGCAGGCAGCCAAGGCTCAAATTGAAGCTGCTGGCGGTAAGGTACAGGAAATAGACTATGCGGCAGAAATCGAGTAG
- the secY gene encoding preprotein translocase subunit SecY has protein sequence MIDAFSLPDLRRRLLITLGILIAARFIAHVPLPGVDSVALQELFDQNGALGMLDLFSGGAMRYFSVAALGVYPYITASIIMTLLTPVIPKLSALSKEGDAGRNKINTITHWLAVPTAALAGYSQLLLLQREGAVAQTEPLAAIAIVLSIVAGTMFMVWLGEQITSYGIGNGISLIIFAGIVAGLPDMIGRGLMASDQFAGLAVYAFMALLTTVLIVIFTEAHRRIPVQYAQTVIRSGKMYRRGGESHIPLRVNSAGMIPLIFASALVMLPGLVASYFMAGSTAEPNFWNSVYTIFSSSASMPGGLVYWSLYFFMTIIFAFFYTMVTFEQQDIPGTLQRQGGFVPGIRPGKMTDQYLSGVIGRITWAGALFLGFVAIMPFLAREVTGIQVIQLSSFGMLIVVGVALDTMKQLEAQLVMRRYEGFIK, from the coding sequence ATGATTGACGCTTTCAGCTTGCCTGATCTAAGGCGTCGGTTGCTGATTACTTTAGGGATATTGATTGCGGCACGTTTCATTGCACATGTGCCGCTTCCTGGCGTTGATTCAGTTGCGCTTCAGGAATTGTTTGACCAGAATGGAGCGCTGGGTATGCTGGATCTGTTTTCCGGCGGTGCCATGCGCTATTTCAGTGTGGCGGCTTTGGGTGTCTACCCTTACATCACCGCTTCCATTATTATGACTTTGCTTACGCCGGTTATCCCAAAACTTTCCGCACTTTCCAAAGAGGGTGATGCCGGGCGTAACAAGATTAACACCATAACCCACTGGTTGGCAGTACCGACGGCTGCTTTGGCCGGTTACAGCCAGTTGCTTCTTCTCCAGAGGGAAGGAGCGGTGGCTCAAACTGAGCCTTTAGCGGCAATTGCCATTGTTCTCTCAATTGTGGCCGGTACCATGTTTATGGTCTGGCTGGGCGAACAGATTACCAGCTATGGCATAGGTAATGGTATTTCACTGATTATCTTCGCCGGTATCGTAGCCGGTCTGCCGGATATGATTGGGCGGGGTTTGATGGCTTCTGACCAGTTTGCGGGTTTGGCTGTATATGCCTTTATGGCTCTTTTGACTACAGTTTTGATAGTTATCTTTACTGAAGCACACCGCAGAATCCCTGTTCAGTATGCCCAGACTGTTATCCGCAGCGGCAAAATGTATAGGCGTGGCGGCGAGAGCCACATACCCTTGCGGGTTAACTCTGCCGGTATGATCCCCCTCATTTTTGCCTCTGCTTTGGTAATGCTACCGGGTTTGGTGGCCAGTTATTTCATGGCAGGGTCAACTGCCGAACCGAATTTTTGGAATAGTGTTTACACTATATTCAGCTCTAGTGCCTCCATGCCAGGAGGGTTGGTATACTGGAGTCTTTACTTCTTTATGACTATAATCTTCGCCTTTTTCTACACCATGGTGACTTTTGAACAGCAGGATATACCCGGTACTCTCCAGAGGCAAGGCGGTTTTGTGCCCGGCATTCGTCCCGGCAAAATGACCGACCAATACCTGAGCGGTGTTATCGGTCGGATTACTTGGGCTGGTGCGCTGTTCCTTGGCTTTGTGGCTATTATGCCCTTTCTTGCCCGTGAAGTCACCGGTATACAGGTTATTCAGCTGTCCAGTTTTGGTATGCTGATTGTGGTTGGTGTAGCCCTGGATACTATGAAGCAGCTCGAAGCGCAGCTTGTAATGCGGCGTTACGAGGGCTTTATTAAGTAG
- a CDS encoding adenylate kinase, with protein MYNVIFLGAPGSGKGTQGEVVAKELKLAHMATGDLFRKAIECGDELGDTVKSYMERGELVPDEITISVVLKHLAGLTDVTGIILDGFPRSLRQAEALDEALVQQGQGIGRVIYINVPGDELVRRLSGRWVCRSCQSPYQSGCAEVTKGKCSRCQGGLYQRPDDTPETVKERLKVYFSKTAPLIEYYRSKGKLSEIDGMAEISEVTKRIISAIKCGK; from the coding sequence GTGTATAATGTTATTTTCCTTGGAGCCCCGGGTTCGGGCAAAGGCACGCAAGGTGAAGTAGTTGCCAAAGAACTCAAGCTGGCGCATATGGCTACAGGTGATTTGTTTCGCAAAGCTATAGAGTGCGGTGATGAGTTGGGTGATACCGTTAAGTCCTATATGGAACGGGGCGAACTGGTGCCGGATGAGATTACCATTAGTGTGGTCTTGAAGCACCTTGCAGGTTTAACAGATGTTACCGGAATTATCCTGGATGGATTTCCCCGAAGTCTGCGACAAGCCGAAGCGCTGGATGAAGCGCTGGTACAGCAGGGACAAGGGATTGGCAGGGTAATATATATAAATGTGCCGGGAGATGAGCTTGTCCGGCGCTTGAGCGGCCGCTGGGTTTGCCGAAGTTGTCAGTCACCTTATCAGAGTGGCTGTGCGGAGGTAACCAAGGGAAAATGTAGCCGCTGTCAGGGTGGGTTATATCAGCGTCCTGATGATACACCGGAAACTGTAAAGGAAAGGCTCAAAGTGTACTTTAGCAAAACAGCGCCTCTTATTGAATACTACCGCTCAAAGGGTAAGCTCAGTGAGATAGATGGTATGGCTGAAATATCAGAGGTTACCAAACGTATTATATCAGCTATAAAGTGCGGTAAGTAA
- the map gene encoding type I methionyl aminopeptidase, producing the protein MAIILKTEKEIAIMRRAGHILAVALEEVKKNVRPGITTRELDEIAERELLRRGTTPSFKGYQGFPASLCASVNEEIVHGIPGGRVLKEGDIISLDIGNILEGFQADMAVTVGVGEISPAAQRLISATQAALTVGIVQARAGGHLGDIGAAVEEYAQSRGYGVVREYTGHGIGRNMHEDPQIPNFGRRGKGPELKKGMTLAIEPMLNIGTEKTKVAPDCWTVYTADGSLSAHFEHTVAITDGEPEILTLIEE; encoded by the coding sequence ATGGCCATAATACTGAAAACCGAAAAAGAAATTGCTATAATGCGGCGGGCTGGTCATATACTGGCGGTTGCTTTAGAAGAAGTTAAGAAGAATGTCAGACCGGGAATAACTACCCGGGAGCTGGACGAGATAGCTGAAAGGGAACTGTTACGCAGGGGGACTACTCCTTCGTTCAAAGGTTACCAAGGCTTCCCGGCCAGTCTTTGTGCGTCTGTTAACGAAGAAATTGTTCACGGCATACCCGGGGGACGGGTATTAAAAGAAGGCGACATAATATCGCTGGATATAGGCAACATATTAGAAGGATTCCAGGCGGATATGGCCGTAACAGTAGGGGTGGGTGAAATATCACCTGCCGCCCAACGGTTAATATCTGCTACTCAGGCCGCGTTGACGGTCGGGATTGTTCAAGCCAGGGCAGGCGGGCATCTCGGCGATATAGGTGCGGCAGTGGAGGAATATGCTCAAAGCAGAGGGTATGGGGTAGTCAGGGAATATACCGGACATGGTATAGGTCGGAATATGCACGAAGACCCCCAGATACCGAACTTTGGCCGCCGGGGTAAAGGCCCGGAATTAAAAAAGGGTATGACATTGGCCATAGAACCAATGTTAAACATTGGCACTGAAAAGACAAAAGTAGCCCCAGATTGCTGGACAGTGTATACTGCGGATGGTAGTTTGTCGGCTCATTTTGAGCATACAGTTGCCATTACCGATGGTGAGCCGGAAATACTCACCCTGATTGAAGAATAG
- the infA gene encoding translation initiation factor IF-1: protein MPKKDAIEVEATVLEALPSAAFRVQLSNGHEVLAHISGKMRVHYIRILPGDRVLVELSPYDLTRGRVTYRFKS, encoded by the coding sequence ATGCCTAAGAAAGATGCAATAGAAGTTGAAGCGACAGTACTGGAGGCTTTGCCCAGTGCTGCTTTTCGCGTTCAGCTTTCAAACGGGCATGAAGTCTTGGCCCATATTTCGGGTAAAATGCGGGTACATTACATAAGGATTTTGCCCGGAGACAGAGTACTGGTGGAGTTATCTCCCTATGACTTGACCCGCGGCCGGGTTACATACCGATTCAAGTCATAG
- the rpmJ gene encoding 50S ribosomal protein L36, whose amino-acid sequence MKVRASVKTMCEKCKIVKRNGVVRNICTNPKHKQRQG is encoded by the coding sequence ATGAAGGTTAGAGCTTCGGTAAAGACAATGTGCGAAAAGTGCAAAATAGTGAAACGTAACGGGGTGGTTAGAAATATTTGCACCAACCCCAAACATAAACAGAGGCAGGGTTAA
- the rpsM gene encoding 30S ribosomal protein S13: MVRIAGTDIPDNKQVYFSLQYIFGIGPARSEKVLVQAGVDKTIRVNKLTDEEINRLREIIDKEYRVEGDLRKEITLNIKRLIDIGCYRGIRHKHNLPVRGQRTKTNARTRRGPRKTVAGRGQKRGATKK, from the coding sequence ATGGTTCGCATAGCGGGTACAGATATACCCGATAACAAACAGGTTTATTTCTCGTTGCAGTATATATTCGGTATCGGCCCTGCTCGCAGTGAGAAAGTACTTGTTCAGGCGGGTGTGGATAAAACGATTCGGGTTAATAAACTGACCGATGAGGAAATCAACCGCCTTAGGGAAATTATAGATAAAGAGTATCGGGTAGAAGGGGATCTTCGCAAGGAAATTACCCTCAATATCAAGCGGCTTATTGATATTGGCTGTTACCGTGGTATTCGCCATAAGCACAATTTGCCGGTACGTGGCCAGCGCACCAAAACTAATGCCCGTACTCGTCGTGGCCCGCGCAAGACTGTGGCAGGGCGTGGACAAAAACGTGGCGCAACTAAGAAATAA
- the rpsK gene encoding 30S ribosomal protein S11, with the protein MAVKKRAGAKKKEKKVIPVGKAYVQATFNNTIVTLTDLQGNVIAWASCGTAGFKGSRKGTPYAAQMAAQTAARKAAESGLRQVEVLVKGPGSGREAAIRSLQASGINVTAIRDVTPIPHNGCRPPKRRRV; encoded by the coding sequence ATGGCAGTTAAAAAGCGTGCCGGTGCCAAGAAAAAAGAGAAGAAAGTAATACCTGTAGGTAAGGCCTATGTACAGGCTACCTTTAATAATACTATCGTAACTCTGACTGACCTGCAGGGCAACGTTATTGCCTGGGCCAGCTGTGGTACTGCCGGTTTCAAGGGCTCGCGCAAGGGTACTCCCTATGCCGCCCAGATGGCCGCTCAGACCGCTGCCCGCAAGGCTGCTGAAAGCGGTCTGCGTCAGGTAGAGGTACTGGTAAAGGGACCGGGCAGCGGCCGTGAAGCTGCTATCCGTTCTCTTCAGGCTTCAGGTATAAATGTGACCGCAATAAGGGACGTCACACCCATTCCTCATAATGGTTGCCGTCCTCCCAAGAGAAGGAGGGTATAG
- the rpsD gene encoding 30S ribosomal protein S4, protein MSRETGAVCRMCRRSGDKLFLKGDKCVTKCVFEKRPKPPGPQLGRPRRLSDRGQQLRQKQSIRWSYGMTERQFRRFFGLANAQPGVTGDNMMILLERRLDNVLFRLGFGTSRAQARQIVMHGHILVNGQKTDIPSYLIKEGQEITVRETSKATAYFKTLAENIEAKAIPGWLSLDRKTLSGKVISLPNAGDIDARFDAQTVVEYYSR, encoded by the coding sequence ATGTCTAGAGAAACAGGTGCAGTTTGCAGGATGTGCCGCCGTAGCGGCGATAAGTTGTTCTTAAAGGGCGACAAGTGCGTTACCAAATGTGTTTTTGAAAAACGCCCCAAGCCCCCCGGCCCTCAGCTGGGCAGACCCCGCCGTCTGTCTGACCGCGGTCAGCAGCTTCGGCAGAAACAGAGCATACGCTGGAGCTATGGTATGACGGAGCGTCAGTTCCGCCGTTTCTTCGGCTTGGCTAATGCTCAGCCCGGTGTTACCGGTGATAATATGATGATTCTTTTGGAACGCCGTCTGGATAATGTTTTGTTCCGCTTGGGTTTTGGCACATCACGTGCCCAGGCCAGACAGATTGTTATGCACGGACATATATTGGTAAACGGCCAGAAAACCGATATTCCTTCCTATCTGATTAAAGAAGGTCAGGAAATAACTGTACGTGAAACCAGCAAGGCTACTGCATATTTCAAAACTTTAGCCGAAAATATTGAAGCCAAGGCAATTCCTGGTTGGTTAAGCTTGGATCGAAAAACCCTTTCCGGCAAGGTCATTAGTCTGCCTAATGCCGGTGATATAGACGCTAGATTCGATGCTCAGACCGTAGTTGAGTACTACTCCAGGTAA
- a CDS encoding DNA-directed RNA polymerase subunit alpha, whose product MSDLAIPTISCTESDGKYGRFVVEPLEKGFGTTMGNSLRRILLSYLDGVAITRVRIDGIQHEFCALPKAKEDTLDFLLNLKNIRVESLSGLEGILYLRASGSKVVTAADIEPSNDFEVVNPELYLLTLDSDDAVLNVELEVELGRGYRPPESAENTPIGTIPVDAIFTPIRKVNFTTEPMHVGRETSLERLVLEVWTDGTVEPATAVSRSADILVKQFASLVSHSKVVAEIEASEPVKYTIPEEKYNMPIEQLDLSVRAVNCLRHAGITTVGEVINRGTKELLTLRNFGLKSLTELEDRLKTIGLSLNPEDELFEEAENNKKKNKGIDED is encoded by the coding sequence GTGTCTGATCTAGCTATACCCACAATTAGTTGCACCGAGAGCGACGGCAAGTACGGACGCTTTGTGGTAGAGCCTTTGGAAAAAGGTTTCGGGACTACTATGGGTAATTCACTTCGCCGTATACTTCTTAGCTATCTGGACGGGGTTGCTATTACCCGTGTCCGGATAGATGGTATCCAGCATGAGTTTTGTGCTCTGCCCAAGGCCAAAGAAGATACACTTGATTTTTTGTTGAACCTTAAAAATATAAGGGTTGAGAGCCTTTCAGGACTTGAGGGTATTTTGTACCTGAGAGCTTCCGGCTCCAAGGTGGTTACGGCAGCAGATATTGAACCCTCAAATGATTTTGAGGTAGTAAATCCTGAGCTATATCTGCTTACCCTTGATTCAGATGATGCTGTTTTGAATGTGGAACTTGAAGTAGAGCTTGGCCGGGGCTATCGTCCTCCGGAAAGCGCCGAGAATACGCCTATAGGCACTATTCCGGTCGATGCCATCTTCACCCCCATTCGCAAGGTGAACTTTACCACCGAGCCTATGCATGTAGGCCGTGAAACCAGTCTTGAACGTTTGGTGCTTGAGGTATGGACTGACGGTACAGTAGAACCTGCCACCGCAGTCAGCCGCTCAGCTGATATTCTGGTGAAACAGTTTGCGTCTCTGGTTAGCCACAGCAAGGTAGTGGCTGAAATAGAAGCCAGCGAGCCGGTTAAATACACTATACCGGAAGAAAAATATAACATGCCTATTGAACAGTTGGATCTGTCTGTCAGGGCAGTAAATTGCCTGCGTCATGCCGGCATAACTACCGTAGGCGAGGTCATAAACAGGGGAACCAAGGAACTGCTTACTTTGCGCAACTTTGGCCTTAAGTCTCTGACGGAGCTTGAGGACAGACTAAAGACCATTGGTTTGTCCCTGAACCCTGAAGATGAGTTGTTTGAAGAAGCTGAAAACAATAAGAAGAAAAACAAGGGCATAGACGAAGACTAA
- the rplQ gene encoding 50S ribosomal protein L17 has product MRHKVSGRRFDRPTGQRMSLYRNLVTDLLNYEEITISEPRAKEIRSMAEKMITLGKKGTLASRRRALAFVYMPGIVEKVFEDLSKRYAERPGGYTRMTKLGPRQGDGAEMVKLELIK; this is encoded by the coding sequence ATGAGACACAAAGTATCAGGTAGAAGATTTGATAGACCCACTGGCCAGAGAATGTCGCTTTACCGCAATCTGGTAACGGATCTTTTAAATTATGAGGAGATTACTATCTCCGAGCCACGGGCAAAGGAAATACGGAGCATGGCTGAAAAGATGATTACTCTGGGTAAAAAGGGTACTCTGGCTTCCCGCCGCCGTGCTTTGGCTTTCGTGTATATGCCCGGTATTGTTGAGAAGGTTTTTGAAGACCTGTCAAAGCGATATGCTGAGCGTCCGGGTGGTTATACTCGCATGACCAAGCTTGGTCCCCGTCAGGGTGATGGTGCCGAGATGGTTAAACTGGAACTTATCAAGTAG
- the truA gene encoding tRNA pseudouridine(38-40) synthase TruA: MVIEYEGTRYSGFQIQDKGATIQGELETAIRKLTSEQTRVSGSGRTDAGVHAAYQVVSYLTESSLGLEKIKGGLNYYLPPDIAVKEVHFVAENFDVRRRAISREYSYHILNSKTRSPLARLQAWQVPYKLDIKLMEQAFKMLEGEHDFIAFASSLGPEIKKTVRRVNWTRLDIVEDRLILRIEANSFLTHQVRNTIGVLVELGRGTISMGEFGALFEAKTPGLAGPAAPACGLSLVRVNYREPFGS; encoded by the coding sequence ATGGTAATAGAATATGAGGGCACCAGATATTCGGGTTTTCAGATTCAGGACAAAGGTGCTACTATACAGGGAGAGCTGGAAACAGCTATCCGGAAATTAACAAGTGAACAGACCAGAGTGAGTGGTTCCGGAAGGACAGATGCCGGGGTACACGCGGCTTACCAGGTAGTCAGTTACCTGACGGAATCTTCACTGGGGTTGGAAAAAATTAAAGGCGGGTTAAATTATTACCTGCCGCCGGACATAGCCGTAAAAGAAGTCCACTTTGTAGCCGAAAACTTTGATGTGAGACGCAGGGCTATCAGCCGTGAGTACTCTTACCATATATTAAATAGCAAAACTCGCTCACCGCTTGCCAGACTTCAGGCCTGGCAGGTGCCTTACAAGCTGGATATAAAGCTTATGGAACAGGCTTTTAAGATGCTTGAAGGGGAGCATGACTTTATCGCTTTTGCCTCCAGTCTGGGGCCGGAGATAAAGAAAACTGTCCGCCGGGTTAATTGGACACGGTTAGATATTGTAGAGGACAGGCTGATATTACGGATTGAGGCCAATTCCTTTCTTACCCACCAGGTGAGAAATACTATTGGAGTACTAGTGGAACTGGGACGCGGGACTATTAGCATGGGCGAGTTTGGGGCATTATTTGAGGCTAAAACCCCCGGACTGGCGGGGCCGGCAGCGCCGGCTTGTGGACTGAGCCTCGTTCGGGTAAACTATAGAGAACCTTTTGGGAGTTAA
- the rplM gene encoding 50S ribosomal protein L13 yields the protein MNTYTVKANDIKRDWHVIDASGRVLGEVAAEAAKYLMGKHKPMFCRNLDCGDYVVIVNAKKITVTGNKLDQKMYYRHSGFPGGFRQEKLGDLLKTKPLFVIEHAVKGMIPRNTLGAQILAKLKVYEGAEHPHASQTGVVSKES from the coding sequence ATGAACACTTACACAGTTAAAGCTAATGACATAAAACGGGATTGGCACGTAATAGATGCCTCCGGCCGTGTGCTGGGTGAGGTAGCTGCTGAAGCGGCCAAATACCTCATGGGCAAGCACAAACCCATGTTCTGCCGCAATCTGGATTGCGGTGACTACGTGGTTATCGTAAATGCAAAGAAGATAACGGTTACCGGCAACAAGCTGGACCAGAAGATGTATTATCGCCATTCCGGCTTCCCCGGCGGTTTCCGCCAGGAAAAACTGGGTGACCTTCTGAAAACCAAGCCTTTGTTTGTGATTGAACATGCTGTAAAGGGCATGATTCCCCGCAATACCTTGGGTGCCCAGATTTTGGCTAAATTAAAGGTCTATGAAGGTGCGGAACACCCCCATGCCTCTCAGACCGGCGTAGTAAGCAAGGAGTCTTAA
- the rpsI gene encoding 30S ribosomal protein S9 gives MVEKNTYFIGVGRRKTAVATVKLMSGNGVIVIDGKPIEERFTRIQERNVILNPMMVTDTMGKFNAVIKVLGGGVTGQSGAIAHGIARALEKTDEKLRAALKSNGLLTRDDRTKERKKPGLKRARKAPQYTKR, from the coding sequence ATGGTAGAGAAGAATACTTATTTTATTGGTGTTGGTCGGCGTAAGACCGCAGTTGCCACTGTAAAACTGATGAGCGGCAACGGCGTTATAGTGATTGATGGCAAGCCCATCGAAGAACGTTTTACCCGCATTCAGGAACGCAATGTTATTCTAAACCCCATGATGGTTACCGATACCATGGGCAAGTTTAACGCTGTTATAAAGGTTCTCGGAGGCGGCGTCACCGGTCAGAGCGGGGCTATTGCCCATGGCATTGCCCGCGCCCTTGAAAAGACCGATGAGAAACTGCGTGCTGCCCTTAAGAGCAATGGCCTTCTTACCCGGGATGATCGGACTAAAGAACGCAAGAAGCCCGGTCTGAAACGTGCCCGCAAGGCTCCTCAGTACACTAAACGTTAA